One Solanum pennellii chromosome 9, SPENNV200 DNA segment encodes these proteins:
- the LOC114074016 gene encoding uncharacterized protein LOC114074016, with amino-acid sequence MEYHSKQSNVSSSRLSQQEEIDYDETFAPVVSSEPSLYENFASLMKGEFEMSLMGELSFFLDLQIKQSDKGIFINPGKYAKELIKKFGLEKGKAFGAPMSPSTCLDTDLAGKDVDEKIYQRMIGSLLYHTASRPNIMFSVCKCARFQSAPKESHLTAVKRIIRYLIGTSDMELWKFPINWATWFREFMVKSSAHNNLSASLPYGSFISRIIVDSPVDPSPYIPTLIDATYDTRTFSSMGYVLINSKWYKNESVQQRADTPKATRISADSIALLLQETDK; translated from the exons ATGGAATATCATTCGAAACAAAGCAATGTTAGTAGCTCAAGGTTATCCCAACAGGAAGAAATTGACTACGATGAAACATTTGCTCCTGTAGTAAG CTCTGAACCTTCTCTCTATGAGAACTTTGCAAGTCTTATGAAAGGAGAATTTGAAATGAGTCTCATGGGAGAGTTATCGTTTTTCCTCGATCTACAAATTAAGCAATCAGACAAAGGTATTTTCATCAATCCAGGCAAATATGCAAAAGAACTTATCAAGAAATTTGGTCTTGAAAAGGGTAAAGCATTTGGCGCTCCTATGAGTCCCTCTACATGCTTGGATACCGACTTAGCAGGGAAAGAtgttgatgaaaaaatatatcaaagaaTGATAGGTTCATTACTCTATCATACTGCCAGTCGTCCAAATATCATGTTCAGTGTCTGCAAGTGTGCCAGATTTCAATCAGCTCCGAAAGAATCCCATCTCACAGCTGTGAAACGTATCATAAGATATCTTATTGGAACCTCTGATATGGAGTTATG GAAGTTCCCCATTAACTGGGCAACTTGGTTTCGTGAATTCATGGTTAAAAGCTCAGCGCACAACAATCTCTCTGCAAGTTTACCATATGGTTCATTTATCTCACGCATCATAGTCGACTCTCCTGTGGATCCCTCTCCGTACATTCCGACTCTTATCGATGCCACATATGACACTCGCACATTCTCAAGCATGGGCTATGTTCTGATAAACTCAAAATGGTATAAAAATGAATCTGTGCAACAAAGAGCTGATACTCCAAAAGCAACTCGTATCTCTGCCGACTCTATTGCCCTGCTTCTTCAAGAAACTGACAAATAA